In Eupeodes corollae chromosome 3, idEupCoro1.1, whole genome shotgun sequence, a single genomic region encodes these proteins:
- the LOC129952230 gene encoding putative inorganic phosphate cotransporter, with amino-acid sequence MTENIEIQNKGPTLGVRHVQTLLLFLCFVVNIIDRLKISVAVFAMTEGASSNSSFQAFDWDKTEKGYIIAGMYWGTLLTQFAGSVMCRWLGAKNTILISTLGSAITSLLTPSLIPLGGWQMYTCIAIVQGMFQGLFTPCIHDQIAKWAPFEERTRLGAFSYSGIEMGTILAMGVPGLIAESSWGWPGISYVAAGISIAWCVLWMIFADNSPTTSRFIGSDEKEFILASHLKNDGQNKKIPIPWKAICTSVPFMSLIGIECAQALGFKTMQNEIPSYLHGILKMDIKSNSFFSALAFSSRFIMTNVCIVFGDVVIKKNIMSLKTLRRTVSTISTWFPAACLCLIGFLDEHQKTLAIVLMTSTVGINGGKTIGSALNPIDLSSNHAATLTGIVRTASSVVFMLTPMFVATIVSVGTDRSEWQKVFAITALVLFFGNLQYIILGRTDSQPWNDEHFGQTILESKIDQNLGSENTQEQALSGSATEKGQQNDGYLNTEYEYPVTSLTQDSKDDYVLKVIK; translated from the exons atgactgaaaatatagaaattcaaaacaaag GTCCAACCTTGGGTGTTCGTCATGTTCAGActttgcttttatttctttgCTTTGTTGTGAACATTATAGATCGGCTCAAAATATCGGTTGCTGTTTTTGCTATGACCGAAGGAGCTTCATCAAATTCATCATTTcaa GCATTCGATTGGGATAAAACAGAAAAAGGATATATAATTGCTGGCATGTATTGGGGAACGTTACTAACTCAGTTTGCGGGAAGTGTGATGTGCCGTTGGCTTGGCGCCAAAAACACAATCTTAATATCAACTTTGGGTTCAGCTATTACCTCATTACTCACTCCTTCACTCATACCTTTGGGTGGATGGCAAATGTACACATGCATTGCAATAGTCCAAGGAATGTTTCAGGGCCTTTTTACACCATGTATCCATGACCAAATAGCCAAATGGGCGCCGTTTGAGGAGCGAACACGATTGGGAGCTTTCAGCTATTCTGGAATTGAAATGGGTACCATTCTGGCAATGGGAGTGCCGGGCCTAATAGCTGAATCAAGCTGGGGCTGGCCAGGTATATCGTATGTGGCCGCAGGAATAAGTATTGCCTGGTGTGTGTTATGGATGATTTTTGCAGACAACAGCCCAACAACCTCTAGATTCATTGGGTCAGATGAAAAAGAATTCATTCTTGCTTCACACCTTAAAAACGATGGTCAGAATAAGAAAATTCCAATTCCCTGGAAGGCTATATGCACATCTGTCCCATTTATGTCTCTCATTGGTATCGAATGTGCTCAGGCTCTGGGCTTTAAGACCATGCAAAACGAGATACCTTCATATTTGCATGGAATTTTGAAAATGGACATAAAATCAAATTCCTTTTTCTCGGCTCTTGCATTTTCAAGTAGGTTTATTATGACAAATGTATGTATTGTTTTTGGAGATGTGGTTATTAAAAAGAACATCATGAGCTTGAAGACACTCCGCAGGACCGTCAGCACTATCTCAACGTGGTTTCCAGCAGCTTGCCTTTGTTTAATTGGATTCTTGGATGAGCACCAAAAAACTCTAGCCATAGTTCTCATGACTAGCACTGTGGGGATAAATGGCGGTAAGACTATCGGAAGCGCCCTAAATCCAATCGATCTTTCATCCAATCACGCTGCAACTCTGACCGGGATAGTCAGAACAGCTAGCAGTGTTGTCTTTATGTTGACACCGATGTTTGTTGCTACAATTGTTAGTGTTGGG aCTGATCGATCGGAGTGGCAAAAAGTATTTGCAATAACTgctttggtcttattttttggtaatttgCAATATATCATTCTTGGAAGAACGGATAGTCAACCATGGAACGATGAGCATTTTGGACAGACgattttggaatcaaaaatTGACCAAAACTTGGGAAGTGAGAACACTCAAGAACAAGCTTTATCTGGTAGTGCAACAGAAAAAGGACAACAAAACGATGGTTACCTAAATACGGAATATGAATATCCTGTAACATCACTCACACAAGATAGTAAAGATGATTATGTACTAAAagttatcaaataa